The Bradyrhizobium sp. CCGB01 genome segment AAGACCTACGGCTTCAGGATCGACGCGCCGGTGGTCTTGCGGCTTTCAAGATCGGTATGCGCCTTCGCGGCATCCTTCAACGCGTAGGCGTGGTTGATCGGCACGTGCAGCTTGCCGTTGATGACGGCGGCGAACAGCGTGTCGGCGCCTTCCAGCAACTCCTTGCGCGTGCCGATGTAATCGTTCAGCTTCGGCCGCGTCGCAAACAGCGAACCGTGAGTGTTGAGCTCGGCGATCGAGAACGGCGGCACGGGACCTGAGGCATTGCCGAACGAGACGAACATGCCGCGCGGCTTGAGGCAGGACAGCGAGCCCGGGAAGGTCGCCTTGCCGACGCCGTCATAGACGACGTCGCAGCCCTCATTGCGGCTGATCTGCTTCACGCGCGCGACGAAATCTTCTTCGTTGTACAGGATGACATGGTCGCAGCCATTGGCCTCGGCGAGTTCGGCCTTCTCGCGCGAGCCGACGGTACCGATGACGTGGGCCCCGAGCGCCCTCGCCCATTGGCAGGCGAGCAGGCCGATGCCGCCGGCTGCGGCATGGACCAGCACGCGATGATGCGGCTCGACCTTGAAGGTCTTGTGCAGGAGGTACCAGACCGTCAGCCCCTTCAGCATCAGCACGGCGCCCTGCTCGTGGGTGATGTGGTCGGGCAGCTTGACCAGCTTCTCCCACGGGATGTTGCGCTCGCCGGTATAGGCGCCGAGATTATGGTAGTAGGCGACGCGGTCGCCGGGATGGAAATGCGTCACGCCGGGCCCGACCGCGACGACCTCGCCCGAGGCCTCGTTGCCTGCGATGAAGGGCAGCCCCGGCGCCTTGTAGAGGCCGGTGCGATAGTAGACGTCGATGAAGTTCAGTCCGACCGCATGCTGGCGGATGCGCACCTCGCCGGTAGCCGGCGCCGGAACATCGACGCTCTCATAGACCAGGGCTTCTGGGCCTCCGACCTTGTGCACACGGACGGCTTTGGTCATCACCTGACCTCCTCTTCTCGCGGCTCAACGAAAGACATCGCGCCGGCCTTGTCAACTCGACGCCGGCTGGAACGGCTAAACGGACGGCTTGCGGGCTTTCCTGCGGTTGCGCTTCGCCAGCACGTTGAAGAATTCCACCGCCGCCGAGAACGCAATTGCGAAATAGATGTAGCCGCGCGGAATGTGGAATTGGAATCCGTCCGCGACCAGCGCGACGCCGATCAGCACCAGGAAGGCTAGCGCCAGCATCTTGGTGGTCGGATGCTCCGCGACGAATCGCGACACCGGCCCCGACGAAATGTACATGACCAGGCAGGCGATCACGACGGCCGCGATCATGATCTCGATGTCCTGCGCCATGCCGATCGCGGTGATGATCGAGTCCAGCGAGAACACGATGTCGATCACGATGATCTGCATGATCACCCAGAAGAAGGCGTTGCCGCCGGACTCGCGGTCGCCCTCGCCGTCATCGGCTTCGACTTCGGCGTGGATTTCGTGCGTCGCCTTGGCGATCAGGAACAGGCCGCCGCCGATCAGGATGAGGTCGCGCCACGAAAAGCCGTAGCCTGAAAACGAAAACACCGGCGCGGTCAGGCCGATCAGCCAGACCAGCAGGCTGAGCAGGATGATGCGGAAGATCAGCGCCAGCGCAAGCCCGATCTGGCGGGCGCGGTGGGCCTGCTTCTCGGGGATGCGCGAGACGATCACCGACAGGAAGATGACGTTGTCGATGCCGAGCACGATCTCGAGCGACGTCAAGGTGAGCAGCGCGGCCCAGGCTTCGGGGCTGGTCAACAAATGCATCATGCGAAGGATCTTGCCAGGCGGATCAATGCGTCGCTGAAGCTGATCCAGAGCGCGATGGCGCAGAGCACGATTGTCACGCCGGTGCCGACGCGAAAATCCATTTCCAGCGTGTAGAGCCCGAGCAGCGCCCAGATCGCGATCAGCGACATCGTCAGCCAGCGCAGCCGCACGACCCGGACCGGATGCAGCACGTGGAACGGCACGAAGGTCAGCACCACCAGGGCCGCGACCAGCAGCGTCGATGCCAGCGGCGGCCAGTGCAGCAGGAACAGATAGAACGCCGCCGCGTTCCACAGCGCCGGAAAGCCGCGAAAATGATTGTCGTCGGCCTTCATGCGTAGATCGGCAAAATATAAGGCGCTGGTGACGATGATGGCGATGCCGAGCAGCGGCGCCGCAACCGGCAGCAGCAGCCCGCTCGCCACGATCGCGTAGGCCGGCACGAAGACATAGGTGACGAAATCGACCACGAGATCGAGCACGTCGCCCGACCAGTTCGGCTGCACATCCTTGACGTTGAGCCGGCGGGCGATCGGCCCGTCGATCGCATCGATGATCAGGGCGACGCCCAGCCACTGAAACATCGCCGCCCAGTGCTCGCGCACGGCCTCCAGCATCGCCAGCAGCGCGATGGCCGCGCCGAATGCGGTGAAGATGTGCACCGAGAAGGCCGCGGCGCGGATCGCCGGTCTCGGCTTCAGGGAATCCTCGTGGGTATCCATGGCTTCTGCTATCAGAACGAGACCGGTTTGCACATCCGCCATTGCGGCGCTCGGTCGCACAATTCGTCATAAAATCAGGGAAATATAGGTGGGCTTGAATTTGCCGCGGGCCGTGTCAAATGTCGTTCCATGACAGACGCATCGACACTTTTTGACGCGGCCGTGATCGGCGGCGGGCCGGCGGGACTGGCAGCGGCCATCGCGCTTGCGCAGGCTGGCGCGCGGACCGCGCTGGTGGCCCGGCGCGTACCCTATGCCGACAATCGCACCACCGCGCTGCTCGGTGCCTCCATCGAGCTCCTGGAGAGCCTCGACGTCTGGCCGCGCTGCAAGGACAAGGCGGCAGCCCTCGAGGTCATGCGGCTCGTCGACGACACCGGCCGGCTGTTCCGCGCGCCGGAGGTCCGGTTCTCCTGTCACGAGATCGCGCTCGATGCCTTCGGCTACAACATCGACAACCGCTCGCTGATGCTGGCGCTGGAAGAACGCGCGGCCGAATTGCCCCACCTCGAGCGCTTCGACGACGAGGCCGAAAGCGTCGTCATCGAAGCCGACGACGTCGCGATCCGCACCGCGTCCGCGCAATTCCTTACGGCCCGGCTCGTGGTCGGCGCCGACGGCCGGCACTCACTGTGCCGGGAAGCCGCCGGCATCGCGGTGACCCGGCGCGACCTGACGCAGACCGCGCTGACCTTCAACGTCGGCCACGCGCGCCCGCATCGCAACGTCTCGACCGAGTTCCACACGCCGCACGGTCCGTGCGTGTTCGTGCCCCTGCCCGGCGACCGCTCCAGCATCGTCTGGGTCGCGGCGCCCGCGGAAGCCGGGCGGCTTCGCGGATTGAGCGATGAGGAGCTGTCCGCCGCGATCGAGACGCAGTCGCATTCCATTCTGGGACGCATGTCGGTCGAGCCGGGCCGCAACCTGTTCCCGCTTGCGATCGAACGTCCAAAGTCCTTCGGCCGCGACCGCATCGCGCTGGTCGGCGAAGCCGCCCATGTTGTCCCGCCGATCGGCGCCCAGGGCCTCAATCTCGGTCTGCGCGATGCCGCCGACATCGCCCGCCTCGCGGGCGAGGCCATCGCTGCGGGTCAGGATCCCGGCGCACCCGACGTGCTGACACGCTACGACCGGGCGCGGCGTCCGGACATTTTGAGCCGGACGTTTGCGATCGACATCGCCAACCGCTCTTTGCTCAACGATTTCCTGCCGCTCCAGCCGGTCCGCGCCGTGGGCATGCAGCTGCTCGGCGCCATCGGCCCGCTCCGGCGTTTTGCGATGCGCGAGGGCCTGACGCCGACGTGGCGAAGGTAACTCGGCGGCGGTAGACCGCTCAGGGAAACGCCAGCCGGCCGGTCTGGATCGCCCACATCACGCTGGTCAGCGTGACCACGGACGCGAAGGTCCCGAGCAGCACCGCGACCGAAGCAGATTCGATCCAGGCTTCGTTCTGCCGGGCAATGACGAACACGTTCAGCGCCGGCGGCAGCGAGGCCATCAGCACTGCGGTCGCGGCCCATGGCTGCGCGAACGGACCGAACGCCAGCATGAGGCCGAACGCGGCAAGCGGGTGGATCAATAGCTTCACCGCGATCACGCCCGGCACCTCCCACGGCACCCGGTTGAACGGGCGGAGCGCCACGGTCACGCCGAGCACGAACAGCGCGGTCGGCGCGGCTGCGTTCTGAAGGAAGGTGATGGTGCGGTCGAGCGCGACCGGCAGCTCGATGTGCAGCGCCGCCACGGCCGCGCCAAAGCAGGCCGACATGATCAGCGGGTTGAGCACGATCTGCTTCAGCACGACGCCGAAGGCATGCACGATCGAAGGATGGTCGCGGTCGGAGAGCTCGATCAGCAGCGGCACGATCGTGAACAGGAAGATGCTGTCGCAGCAGAAGATCAGCGCGGTCGGCGCCGATGCCTTGGTCCCAAGCACGGCGAGCGCCAGCCCCGGTCCCATATAGCCGATATTGCCGTAGCCGCCGGAGAGACCCGCGAGCGTCGCCTCGCGCAGCGTCAGCCGTCCGAAAATCTTGCCGACGACCAGCGCCAGCGTAAACGCTGCGACCGTCGCCAGCGTGGTCGCGATCAGGAACGGCGGGTTGTTCAATTCCGCGAACGGCGTCTTCGACATGATCGCGAACAGCAGTGCCGGCAGCGACACGTAGAGCAGGAAGAAGTTCATCCAGGCGAGGCCCGATTCCGGTAGCGATTTGGCCTTGCCGCAAGCAAATCCGACGAAGATCAAGCCAAAATAAGGTAGCGCCAGATTGAGGATATCGACCATTGATGAAGTGTTTTCTGAAGATTTGGGGGCTATCCGCCCCGCAAGCGAAGGTTAATTCCAGATCAGGGCACTAGCATCGGCCACAATCCTGGTCTATCGACGGGGAATGATTAAAGCGAGGACCGCCAAATTCCAGATCGGACAGGTCGTGCGCCACCGGATCTTCTCGTTCCGGGGCGTGATCTTCGACATCGATCCGGAGTTCAACAACACCGAGGAGTGGTGGCTGTCGATCCCTGAAGAGGTGCGGCCGCACAAGGACCAACCGTTCTACCACCTGCTCGCGGAGAACGCCGAGTCCGAGTACGTCGCCTACGTATCGGAACAGAATCTGGTGCCGGACGATTCCGGCGAACCGGTCCGCCATTCCCAGGTCGCCGAGATCTTCATCAAGAACAAGGACGGCGGCTACCGCCCGCGGAACCCGTCGTTGAACTGAATTTCGCTGCCGGCAAGCGGCCAGCAAAAAAGGCGCTCGAAGTGAGCGCCTTTTTCATGTCTGGACGTCCGTCGCCCGATTACTTCTGAGCGGTCGGAGGTGCGCCGGGCGCACCGCCCTGCTGCTCGAGCTTCTTGCGCTGCTCGTCGGCCTTCTTCTGAAGCTCTTCCTGGAGCTTCTTCTGGGTTTCCT includes the following:
- a CDS encoding UbiH/UbiF family hydroxylase, producing the protein MTDASTLFDAAVIGGGPAGLAAAIALAQAGARTALVARRVPYADNRTTALLGASIELLESLDVWPRCKDKAAALEVMRLVDDTGRLFRAPEVRFSCHEIALDAFGYNIDNRSLMLALEERAAELPHLERFDDEAESVVIEADDVAIRTASAQFLTARLVVGADGRHSLCREAAGIAVTRRDLTQTALTFNVGHARPHRNVSTEFHTPHGPCVFVPLPGDRSSIVWVAAPAEAGRLRGLSDEELSAAIETQSHSILGRMSVEPGRNLFPLAIERPKSFGRDRIALVGEAAHVVPPIGAQGLNLGLRDAADIARLAGEAIAAGQDPGAPDVLTRYDRARRPDILSRTFAIDIANRSLLNDFLPLQPVRAVGMQLLGAIGPLRRFAMREGLTPTWRR
- the hspQ gene encoding heat shock protein HspQ, which translates into the protein MIKARTAKFQIGQVVRHRIFSFRGVIFDIDPEFNNTEEWWLSIPEEVRPHKDQPFYHLLAENAESEYVAYVSEQNLVPDDSGEPVRHSQVAEIFIKNKDGGYRPRNPSLN
- a CDS encoding quinone oxidoreductase gives rise to the protein MTKAVRVHKVGGPEALVYESVDVPAPATGEVRIRQHAVGLNFIDVYYRTGLYKAPGLPFIAGNEASGEVVAVGPGVTHFHPGDRVAYYHNLGAYTGERNIPWEKLVKLPDHITHEQGAVLMLKGLTVWYLLHKTFKVEPHHRVLVHAAAGGIGLLACQWARALGAHVIGTVGSREKAELAEANGCDHVILYNEEDFVARVKQISRNEGCDVVYDGVGKATFPGSLSCLKPRGMFVSFGNASGPVPPFSIAELNTHGSLFATRPKLNDYIGTRKELLEGADTLFAAVINGKLHVPINHAYALKDAAKAHTDLESRKTTGASILKP
- a CDS encoding TerC family protein codes for the protein MMHLLTSPEAWAALLTLTSLEIVLGIDNVIFLSVIVSRIPEKQAHRARQIGLALALIFRIILLSLLVWLIGLTAPVFSFSGYGFSWRDLILIGGGLFLIAKATHEIHAEVEADDGEGDRESGGNAFFWVIMQIIVIDIVFSLDSIITAIGMAQDIEIMIAAVVIACLVMYISSGPVSRFVAEHPTTKMLALAFLVLIGVALVADGFQFHIPRGYIYFAIAFSAAVEFFNVLAKRNRRKARKPSV
- the pcsA gene encoding phosphatidylcholine synthase: MADVQTGLVLIAEAMDTHEDSLKPRPAIRAAAFSVHIFTAFGAAIALLAMLEAVREHWAAMFQWLGVALIIDAIDGPIARRLNVKDVQPNWSGDVLDLVVDFVTYVFVPAYAIVASGLLLPVAAPLLGIAIIVTSALYFADLRMKADDNHFRGFPALWNAAAFYLFLLHWPPLASTLLVAALVVLTFVPFHVLHPVRVVRLRWLTMSLIAIWALLGLYTLEMDFRVGTGVTIVLCAIALWISFSDALIRLARSFA
- a CDS encoding AEC family transporter, with protein sequence MVDILNLALPYFGLIFVGFACGKAKSLPESGLAWMNFFLLYVSLPALLFAIMSKTPFAELNNPPFLIATTLATVAAFTLALVVGKIFGRLTLREATLAGLSGGYGNIGYMGPGLALAVLGTKASAPTALIFCCDSIFLFTIVPLLIELSDRDHPSIVHAFGVVLKQIVLNPLIMSACFGAAVAALHIELPVALDRTITFLQNAAAPTALFVLGVTVALRPFNRVPWEVPGVIAVKLLIHPLAAFGLMLAFGPFAQPWAATAVLMASLPPALNVFVIARQNEAWIESASVAVLLGTFASVVTLTSVMWAIQTGRLAFP